The sequence AATCATGAGCCGTTACCGGATTACCGTCCGACCACTTAACACCATCACGAATTTTAAAGACATACTCACTTGAATCCGCATTTGCAGTCCAACTTTCTGCCATTGAACCAATAATCTCACCATTAGCATCATGAGTCACTAAACCCTCAAGATACTGTGTAACAATCTCAAAGTTCGCAACCTCTGAAATCGCAATATGATTCAAACTGTTCGGTGCTGCATTTGTCACCAGCCGCAATGTGTTGTTACTAGCTGTCGAACCACCGCAACCACTTAGCACAAGTGCAAATGCTGTTGCAATAGATGCCAGCGCCCCTAATTTTTTGATAAAACTCTTCTTCATAAATGTTACCTCCTTTTGCATAAACCCAAACCTCAGATTTAGATATATTGTTAATCATTCTACCACACTGAAATCATTTGTAAAGCATTTTTTATTAAAAATTTAACCATTCAAACTATCCACGAATTCATATTTATATTGGCAATATTTTAAAGGAGAAAGAAAAAAGAGTAACCCCCTAAAGGGGGTTACTCTTTATTTTTATAATCATCAGCATCATCGTACCAAACACGCCATAAATATAAGCCATTTGGTTCCGCACTTTTTCCTGCCTTACGCCGGTCCGGAGCTGCAAACATATCTTCAATATCTTCAATTGTAAAGCGGCCGCTGCCAACTTGCAGAAGCGTTCCTACTATTGTTCGCACCATATAACGCAGAAAGCCACTGCCGCAAATGCGGAATTCATAATTGCCATCCGCATCAAAATAATATTCTAACCGATGAATCGTCCGCCATGTTGTTGTATGTTTAGAACGCCGCAAACTGGCAAAGGAAGCAAAGTCATGCTCACCAATGAAAAGCGGAATGGCGGCCAGTATTTTTTCATGATCCAAATCCATATTAACATAGGAATAATAATCATTTTTCATTGGCAAAAACGGCTGGTTTTTCAAATTAATAATCTTATAGCGATACTCTTTAGCTACAGCGTCAAAGCGCGCATTAAATTCATCATTTACACTAAATACATCAGTGATATAAATATCT comes from Culicoidibacter larvae and encodes:
- the truA gene encoding tRNA pseudouridine(38-40) synthase TruA; protein product: MRICCIVQYDGSRFAGFQRQPGLRTIQGTIEAALKKLFSAEVIIHASGRTDAGVHAMAQVFHFDMPFDIPEENIKLALNRMVMPDIYITDVFSVNDEFNARFDAVAKEYRYKIINLKNQPFLPMKNDYYSYVNMDLDHEKILAAIPLFIGEHDFASFASLRRSKHTTTWRTIHRLEYYFDADGNYEFRICGSGFLRYMVRTIVGTLLQVGSGRFTIEDIEDMFAAPDRRKAGKSAEPNGLYLWRVWYDDADDYKNKE